A window from Microbacterium profundi encodes these proteins:
- the der gene encoding ribosome biogenesis GTPase Der produces the protein MAAEEEYEGGPDRLAEKMDELDEQLAEQRAEALRAGLADYDLDEDDAALLAGITQGEGGIEFLPALPVIAIVGRPNVGKSALVNRILGRREAVVEDTPGVTRDRVTYKGEWNDRRFSLVDTGGWEPDAKGIDRSVAAQAEVAIDLSDLVLFVVDAMVGATSTDEHVVKLLRKSGKTVFLVANKIDDARQEPEIASLWSLGLGQPYPTSAVHGRGVADLLDAVLEKLPSISSVAKYEIGGPRRVAILGRPNVGKSSLLNKAAGEERVVVNELAGTTRDPVDTVVELGGKLWRLVDTAGIRRRVHLSQGADFYASLRTSAALERAEVAVVVLDVSETISEQDVRIIDLVLESGRALVLAFNKWDRLNDIDLENADRRRYLEREIEQDLAHVSWAPRVNISAKTGRHFDKLVPALETALENWDRRIPTGKFNAFISELVAEHPHPLRGGKQPRILFGTQASTRPPTFVLFTTGFLDPGYRRFIQRRLRELYEFDGTPIVINMRVREKRQR, from the coding sequence ATGGCCGCTGAAGAAGAATACGAGGGCGGTCCCGACCGCCTCGCCGAGAAGATGGACGAACTCGACGAGCAGCTCGCCGAACAGCGTGCTGAGGCTCTGCGCGCAGGGCTCGCCGACTACGACCTGGATGAGGACGATGCCGCGCTGCTGGCCGGCATCACCCAGGGCGAGGGCGGGATCGAGTTCCTGCCCGCCCTGCCGGTGATCGCGATCGTCGGGCGTCCGAACGTGGGCAAGTCCGCGCTCGTGAACCGCATCCTCGGCCGCCGCGAGGCCGTCGTGGAGGACACCCCCGGCGTCACGCGCGACCGCGTGACGTACAAGGGCGAATGGAACGATCGTCGATTCTCGCTGGTCGACACCGGCGGGTGGGAGCCGGACGCCAAGGGCATCGACCGTTCGGTGGCGGCACAGGCGGAGGTCGCGATCGACCTGTCCGATCTGGTGCTGTTCGTCGTCGATGCGATGGTCGGTGCGACGTCGACCGACGAGCACGTCGTGAAGCTGCTGCGCAAGAGCGGCAAGACGGTGTTCCTCGTGGCGAACAAGATCGACGACGCTCGTCAGGAGCCGGAGATCGCCTCCCTGTGGAGCCTCGGTCTCGGCCAGCCGTACCCGACCTCGGCCGTGCACGGCCGCGGTGTGGCCGACCTGCTGGATGCCGTGCTCGAGAAGCTGCCATCCATCTCATCGGTGGCGAAGTACGAGATCGGCGGTCCCCGCCGGGTCGCGATCCTCGGTCGCCCGAACGTCGGAAAGTCGTCGCTGCTGAACAAGGCGGCAGGCGAAGAGCGCGTGGTCGTGAACGAGCTGGCCGGAACCACCCGCGACCCGGTCGACACGGTCGTCGAACTCGGCGGCAAGCTGTGGCGTCTGGTCGACACCGCCGGCATCCGCCGGCGCGTGCACCTGTCGCAGGGTGCGGACTTCTACGCCTCGCTGCGCACTTCTGCAGCACTGGAGCGCGCAGAGGTCGCCGTGGTCGTGCTCGATGTCTCGGAGACGATCAGCGAGCAGGACGTGCGCATCATCGACCTCGTGCTCGAGTCCGGTCGGGCGCTCGTGCTGGCGTTCAACAAGTGGGATCGCCTGAACGACATCGACCTCGAGAACGCCGACCGCCGCCGCTACCTCGAGCGCGAGATCGAGCAGGACCTCGCCCACGTCTCGTGGGCGCCGCGCGTGAACATCTCCGCGAAGACCGGCCGCCACTTCGACAAGCTGGTTCCCGCTCTCGAGACGGCGCTGGAGAACTGGGATCGTCGCATCCCGACCGGCAAGTTCAACGCCTTCATCTCCGAGCTCGTCGCAGAGCACCCGCACCCGCTGCGTGGCGGCAAGCAGCCGCGCATCCTGTTCGGAACGCAGGCGTCGACGCGTCCGCCGACGTTCGTGCTGTTCACGACCGGCTTCCTGGACCCCGGCTACCGCCGATTCATCCAGCGCCGCCTGCGCG